A single genomic interval of Scyliorhinus canicula chromosome 15, sScyCan1.1, whole genome shotgun sequence harbors:
- the LOC119978825 gene encoding tripartite motif-containing protein 2-like produces MDYSLETSKRKEKLLRTMHNLQVKSGNTLQKTGPLLNRHRGMGMVTVQHLNHLSQTTSQICQDLENIENLVRFRQNDLMYEIENPGGVNSDGLSGIHCCLDGTTYIVSVSSPRVHVLNRSGQVFQTLYCVQNQGRSKEPFLPEDVTLTRAGMVAVTDMVGGVIRIFNPHSKFSEGEWIKIGKIDCPKGIGVDPSGNLLVADYTAGKVHIFSIDHAFKVLNVQTVTGLRGPRYICSTYDGGIVVSEECGDVKVYGSKLKLMYSLGAKYCHQFGNPAGVCTDPEGNIMVVDEQKRNVTLFPKCGSPICIVSAGLRTPTTLACSSYGLLFVMDTGGNCIKVFKYRVAPYYASAKSGPSSKSPLITPREKDS; encoded by the coding sequence ATGGACTATTCCTTAGAAACCTCGAAGCGCAAAGAGAAACTATTGCGGACGATGCATAACCTTCAGGTTAAGTCAGGCAACACTTTGCAGAAGACAGGCCCGTTACTAAACCGTCATAGAGGAATGGGTATGGTAACCGTGCAGCATTTGAATCATCTATCACAAACCACGTCGCAGATCTGTCAGGATCTTGAGAATATTGAAAATCTGGTCCGTTTTCGTCAGAATGATCTGATGTATGAAATTGAAAATCCAGGGGGGGTTAATTCGGATGGCTTGAGTGGTATCCATTGTTGTCTCGATGGCACTACTTATATTGTCAGTGTCAGCTCTCCACGGGTCCATGTATTAAATCGATCTGGTCAGGTATTCCAAACACTGTACTGTGTTCAGAATCAGGGAAGGAGCAAAGAACCCTTTCTACCGGAAGATGTGACTCTGACTAGAGCTGGAATGGTGGCCGTTACTGACATGGTGGGTGGAGTTATTCGGATCTTCAATCCCCATTCCAAGTTCTCCGAAGGTGAATGGATAAAAATCGGAAAAATTGATTGCCCCAAAGGCATTGGAGTGGACCCTTCTGGAAATCTCCTAGTAGCAGATTATACCGCAGGCAAAGTTCATATATTTTCCATTGACCACGCATTCAAGGTGCTGAATGTTCAGACTGTCACAGGATTAAGAGGGCCCAGGTATATATGCTCAACCTATGATGGTGGAATAGTTGTAAGTGAAGAATGTGGCGATGTGAAGGTGTATGGAAGTAAACTAAAACTAATGTACTCTCTCGGCGCCAAGTATTGCCACCAGTTTGGGAACCCAGCTGgggtctgcactgatccagaAGGGAACATAATGGTAGTGGATGAGCAGAAACGGAATGtgacactgtttccaaagtgtggCTCTCCTATTTGCATTGTGTCTGCAGGTCTCAGGACACCGACTACTTTGGCTTGCTCTAGCTATGGTCTACTATTCGTCATGGACACTGGAGGAAACTGCATAAAGGTTTTCAAGTACAGAGTAGCTCCATACTATGCTTCAGCGAAAAGTGGCCCATCCAGTAAAAGTCCTCTTATTACGCCCAGAGAAAAGGACAGTTAA